The Pseudomonas orientalis genome has a window encoding:
- a CDS encoding GNAT family N-acetyltransferase — translation MPTYSLHTTQPSEAVKHQVATMTGAYTADLHRYDFAGMVPVNLLLGLYQNLLAWEVMSYLDRIGLRPEAPTELITAHGVDHSVIGYVLYLPVPSHPDACGLTYMVVHHQHRGLGIGRTMMEKVIARYPHVELTCTPAKVALYQAMGFQILDSDNTQIVMNTRNHSCEGFVALQDVSTLYESKQAQELQMKLVDMHGEGAVFKDRKRLKKHIAEATKKAKAFYQANRKNR, via the coding sequence ATGCCGACATATTCTCTGCACACCACTCAACCTAGTGAGGCTGTTAAGCATCAGGTCGCAACAATGACGGGCGCTTATACGGCCGATCTTCACAGGTACGACTTTGCAGGCATGGTGCCCGTTAATTTGCTGTTAGGGTTGTATCAAAACCTTCTAGCTTGGGAGGTTATGTCGTATCTCGATCGCATCGGTCTTCGGCCCGAAGCCCCAACAGAGCTCATTACAGCGCACGGTGTAGACCATTCGGTTATTGGATATGTGCTCTACCTTCCGGTCCCAAGCCATCCAGACGCCTGCGGGCTAACGTATATGGTTGTTCATCATCAACACCGCGGGCTTGGTATTGGCAGAACGATGATGGAAAAAGTGATTGCACGGTATCCTCATGTCGAGCTTACGTGCACACCGGCCAAAGTCGCTCTCTACCAAGCTATGGGCTTTCAGATCCTTGATTCGGACAACACGCAAATTGTGATGAATACCCGCAATCATAGCTGCGAAGGATTTGTGGCCTTGCAAGACGTATCGACGCTCTATGAGTCGAAGCAGGCGCAGGAGCTACAGATGAAATTGGTCGATATGCACGGTGAAGGTGCAGTTTTCAAAGATCGCAAGCGTTTGAAAAAACACATCGCTGAGGCGACAAAAAAAGCGAAGGCGTTTTACCAGGCCAACAGAAAAAATAGGTGA
- a CDS encoding DotA/TraY family protein has translation MKLSRPLSCIAFIFSCVVVLPVFAETTTIGEITAASKKTGDLSRQALTTIYGDVVNNPLASSEAGGVDTILASIFQVLNGALLVVGSLWACYIIFRKLTRTAHDGAVFDKQNTTVWGPVRIVWGLVSLVPTANGWSLSQLLMLWSASTMGIGIANLSTDAAISAFEDGKGMVVQPAMPSTLQLAHNLFEANICMHGINAGLAEAAAQGGLVTQGGYVQQVPTSSGFTLKNKSFICGGADINADLEAQSSSTNWFSTTIDTSQIRKAHLDALVAMQNTITKSALKFVNEVVQKKNGAGDISDVEGGIQSAAQAYEITVNQSVGTKQGDIEALANQMSTSITEAGWWSLGAWYQTFAQANTKLTDAVAAKAGSYGPSSGGDPAVVNLYQSAMDAYAVQKSTNTNANPLGANGSQGTETSKVMSHLFAPMQKITTSLVTDVNFNGEQGGQLNPLIKMKNLGDTLMGTAEVAVATYGGLKALERVTDGNSAVGLTTKFVNFFSGGLDAGKGLLDAMSPFIIMAIFALFLLGATLSIYLPMTPFIIWFGAAINWLVVVGEAIIAAPLWAFTHLGGEGDGMGQRTAHGYLFLLNCMFRPTLMVVGFFLGGAIVVAGGTLLNNLFGIAIANVQYDSMTGIFSALFFVAVYCSMCLNLIHSSFNLIFIVPDQVINWVGGQVSATVGRDDNDRTRQAISVFAGKLEHMAPKSGMPGRKPGNSKPSGGDGIHG, from the coding sequence GTGAAACTATCCAGACCGCTTTCCTGTATTGCCTTTATTTTTTCCTGTGTTGTTGTGTTGCCTGTGTTTGCGGAAACCACAACAATCGGTGAAATAACTGCCGCATCCAAAAAAACTGGCGATTTGTCCCGCCAAGCTCTTACAACTATCTATGGCGACGTGGTTAACAACCCTCTTGCCTCCAGCGAGGCTGGCGGTGTAGATACTATTCTAGCCAGCATATTTCAAGTACTTAACGGCGCTCTCCTGGTCGTTGGGTCACTATGGGCCTGCTATATCATCTTTCGGAAGTTAACTCGCACGGCTCACGATGGCGCTGTGTTCGACAAGCAAAATACAACGGTCTGGGGACCTGTACGAATAGTGTGGGGGTTGGTTTCTTTAGTACCTACCGCAAACGGGTGGTCTCTTTCGCAACTGCTTATGCTTTGGTCCGCATCTACTATGGGCATAGGTATTGCCAATTTAAGTACAGATGCCGCCATTAGTGCCTTTGAAGATGGGAAAGGAATGGTGGTGCAACCGGCCATGCCCAGCACCCTCCAGCTTGCCCATAATCTGTTTGAGGCCAATATCTGCATGCACGGCATAAACGCCGGTCTCGCCGAGGCTGCTGCACAAGGCGGACTTGTCACACAAGGCGGCTACGTCCAGCAGGTGCCGACGAGCTCCGGTTTCACCCTAAAAAACAAAAGCTTCATATGTGGTGGAGCCGATATCAATGCGGATCTCGAAGCCCAGTCATCATCGACAAACTGGTTTTCCACCACGATTGATACCTCACAAATCCGTAAGGCGCATCTCGACGCTTTGGTGGCAATGCAAAATACGATCACCAAATCCGCTCTCAAATTCGTTAATGAAGTTGTTCAGAAAAAGAATGGTGCTGGAGATATTTCGGATGTCGAAGGGGGGATCCAGTCCGCCGCTCAGGCTTACGAAATCACCGTTAACCAAAGCGTCGGTACTAAGCAGGGAGATATTGAAGCGCTCGCAAATCAGATGAGCACGAGCATCACAGAGGCAGGGTGGTGGTCACTAGGCGCCTGGTATCAAACATTTGCCCAAGCCAATACGAAACTGACTGATGCCGTTGCCGCCAAAGCTGGCTCATACGGCCCTTCATCGGGTGGAGACCCTGCTGTCGTCAATCTTTATCAAAGCGCGATGGACGCCTACGCGGTGCAAAAGAGTACAAACACCAATGCAAATCCTTTGGGCGCAAACGGTTCTCAGGGAACCGAAACAAGCAAAGTGATGAGCCACCTTTTTGCTCCGATGCAGAAAATAACAACTTCACTGGTAACGGACGTTAACTTCAATGGAGAGCAAGGCGGTCAGCTTAACCCGCTCATCAAGATGAAGAACCTTGGTGACACTCTCATGGGAACAGCCGAAGTTGCCGTAGCCACATACGGCGGTTTAAAAGCTTTGGAAAGAGTTACCGATGGCAACAGCGCTGTAGGGCTAACGACAAAGTTTGTAAATTTCTTCTCAGGAGGATTGGATGCTGGTAAAGGTTTACTTGATGCAATGTCCCCATTTATCATAATGGCGATATTCGCATTATTTCTGCTAGGCGCGACTTTATCAATATACCTACCAATGACACCTTTCATCATTTGGTTCGGTGCAGCAATTAATTGGCTTGTTGTCGTTGGAGAAGCAATCATTGCAGCACCGCTTTGGGCTTTTACCCATCTTGGCGGTGAAGGTGACGGTATGGGCCAGAGAACGGCGCACGGTTATCTATTTCTCTTGAATTGCATGTTTCGACCTACATTGATGGTAGTCGGATTTTTCTTGGGCGGAGCTATTGTGGTTGCGGGCGGCACGCTACTAAACAACCTATTTGGAATAGCCATTGCAAATGTTCAGTACGACTCCATGACAGGAATTTTCAGCGCTCTGTTCTTTGTCGCGGTTTATTGCTCTATGTGTTTGAACTTAATCCATAGCAGTTTCAACCTGATTTTTATCGTACCAGATCAGGTCATAAACTGGGTAGGTGGTCAGGTATCCGCTACTGTAGGTCGGGACGACAATGACCGTACACGGCAGGCCATCTCGGTTTTCGCTGGAAAGCTAGAGCACATGGCACCTAAGTCTGGCATGCCAGGTAGAAAGCCGGGCAATAGCAAACCTAGCGGTGGAGATGGCATTCATGGTTAA
- the mobA gene encoding plasmid mobilization protein MobA — translation MSMNEQRRTKWLPFVRCFEHEEAAVREKADDCGKSTGQFMLAAALGRRTQSKIYSHILNELRRLAGLQKHLFKESGGMHSKEYPEILVEVKAAIVRLSK, via the coding sequence ATGAGCATGAACGAGCAACGGCGAACCAAATGGTTGCCATTTGTTAGGTGTTTTGAGCATGAAGAAGCGGCAGTTCGCGAGAAAGCCGATGACTGCGGAAAAAGCACTGGGCAATTCATGCTCGCAGCGGCTTTAGGTCGGCGTACTCAAAGCAAAATTTATAGTCACATCCTCAACGAATTGAGGCGGCTGGCTGGTTTGCAAAAACACCTGTTCAAGGAAAGCGGTGGCATGCATTCAAAAGAATATCCAGAGATCCTTGTTGAGGTGAAAGCGGCAATCGTAAGGCTCAGTAAGTAA
- a CDS encoding type II toxin-antitoxin system RelE family toxin has protein sequence MTWRIEFDPAAEKELKELGDDAAKDVLKFLVGRITNQGEPHSIGSALKGSELGELWKYRVGDYRIVSNIQDVTLTILVVRLSSQQRGYRR, from the coding sequence ATGACCTGGCGGATTGAATTTGATCCGGCAGCGGAAAAGGAACTGAAAGAACTTGGGGACGATGCAGCAAAGGACGTTCTGAAATTTCTTGTTGGACGTATCACCAATCAAGGCGAACCACACAGTATTGGAAGCGCTCTGAAAGGCTCAGAGCTGGGCGAGCTCTGGAAGTACCGAGTTGGAGACTATCGCATCGTTTCCAATATCCAGGACGTCACTTTAACCATTTTGGTTGTACGGCTCAGCAGTCAGCAGAGAGGGTACAGACGATGA
- the relB gene encoding type II toxin-antitoxin system RelB family antitoxin — MLAIRLAPEIEERLEALAARTGRTKTFYAREAILEHIDDLEDLYLAEQRLGEVRENRSETISLQDVIKSYDLAD, encoded by the coding sequence ATGTTAGCTATCCGTCTTGCCCCGGAAATAGAGGAGCGCCTAGAAGCATTGGCTGCTCGTACAGGACGCACCAAGACCTTCTATGCCCGGGAAGCCATCCTCGAGCACATTGATGACCTAGAGGATCTGTACCTAGCTGAGCAGCGATTGGGAGAGGTGCGTGAGAACCGTAGCGAAACGATTTCACTTCAAGACGTGATCAAGTCCTATGACCTGGCGGATTGA
- a CDS encoding replication initiation protein — translation MDSTSKKRDTHVPCGYGLQDKPTAGAYAPSGRFFEDGTALNRVVIEAPYLARCSDNKTATLVRPRDYAIRYPYMQINRRGMVSWLIFDLDHTNSLAWDDEGLPPPNLIVRNRNNGHSHLFYAIPPVCTTENARDKPIQYMKAVYAAFALRLKADPDYNSGPVAKTPGHPWWSTSELHNHVYELGELADYVELQVSPWKTGPQLEDLPHSRHCVLFEQLRYFAYSIVNQERERGTLTTFSRRLEAFAHNHNKFARNGFSEDLMLSSVRATVRSVARWTWTRYQGSTRCCRGAMSLDKSLPLAERQSLAAKRTHELRHRSTESKIRAACRGLQERGEKLTQVAIAILAGVSRQTVANYGHVLNEVTRPQTISFLAPSVSKTFSPSSTGDQGSTPSHGIALTSTPTDVTYGVHQVTAPIGGALDLVVSSSQSEDSS, via the coding sequence ATGGATTCCACCTCTAAAAAACGAGATACGCATGTCCCGTGCGGTTACGGCCTGCAAGACAAGCCTACAGCGGGGGCATACGCGCCGTCAGGGCGATTCTTTGAAGATGGCACGGCACTCAACCGCGTTGTCATCGAGGCGCCCTATCTTGCTCGTTGCAGTGACAACAAAACTGCAACGCTGGTGCGTCCACGCGACTACGCGATCCGTTATCCCTATATGCAGATCAATCGTCGGGGGATGGTGTCCTGGCTGATCTTCGATCTCGATCACACCAACTCTCTTGCCTGGGATGACGAAGGCCTTCCTCCGCCGAATCTGATCGTGCGGAACAGGAACAACGGCCACTCGCATCTGTTCTATGCCATTCCACCGGTCTGTACGACCGAAAATGCCCGCGACAAGCCGATTCAGTACATGAAGGCGGTTTACGCTGCATTTGCGCTGCGCCTAAAGGCTGACCCGGATTACAACAGCGGGCCAGTCGCTAAAACGCCAGGGCATCCATGGTGGTCGACCTCTGAACTGCATAACCATGTCTATGAGCTGGGCGAACTCGCTGATTATGTGGAGCTGCAGGTGTCGCCCTGGAAAACGGGGCCCCAGTTGGAAGATCTGCCCCATTCCAGGCACTGCGTTCTATTTGAACAGCTACGTTATTTCGCTTACAGCATCGTCAACCAAGAGCGCGAGCGCGGGACCCTGACCACGTTCTCGCGGCGGCTTGAAGCATTTGCACATAATCACAACAAATTTGCTCGGAACGGCTTTTCCGAGGATCTGATGCTGTCTTCGGTGAGGGCAACGGTCAGGTCAGTAGCCAGGTGGACGTGGACGCGTTACCAGGGCAGCACTAGGTGCTGTCGAGGTGCAATGTCCTTGGACAAGTCGTTACCACTGGCAGAGCGGCAGAGCCTAGCCGCCAAGCGCACTCACGAGCTGCGGCACAGGTCTACCGAGTCGAAAATCCGCGCAGCGTGTCGAGGACTCCAGGAACGCGGGGAAAAGCTCACCCAGGTAGCTATAGCCATCCTCGCAGGTGTTTCTCGGCAAACGGTGGCCAACTATGGCCATGTATTGAATGAAGTCACCCGGCCGCAGACCATTTCGTTCCTGGCCCCTTCCGTGTCAAAGACGTTTTCCCCAAGTTCTACCGGAGATCAAGGCTCGACACCCTCGCATGGCATAGCCCTCACTAGCACTCCTACGGATGTTACGTATGGTGTACATCAGGTAACAGCCCCCATTGGGGGCGCTCTTGATCTTGTCGTTTCGAGCTCTCAAAGTGAGGATTCTTCATAG
- a CDS encoding plasmid replication protein RepB has translation MRKLFNKGGLKTAIVAPAAMQSGWELIVVHTDGTLDYMTIARSDRRKIYKSLESVHADAARVGFAEVTTHVEAMQVA, from the coding sequence ATGCGTAAGTTGTTCAATAAGGGTGGCCTTAAAACTGCCATTGTAGCCCCTGCTGCTATGCAAAGCGGGTGGGAGCTCATTGTTGTTCATACGGATGGAACGCTGGATTACATGACCATTGCCCGATCAGATCGACGCAAGATTTACAAAAGCCTTGAATCAGTACATGCCGATGCAGCAAGGGTGGGATTTGCAGAAGTGACAACGCACGTGGAGGCTATGCAAGTGGCTTAA
- a CDS encoding ParA family protein, whose product MPVIVFVSPKGGAGKTTSCLALSEQIARRVPITVIDADPNHPIKSWAEGGNAPTNMTIISDVTDKTIGETIADAATKTPFVIVDLEGTAATIVAYAIAESDFVVVPTQGSQLDAEQASRAFGLIRAHERGIQKHKPDYKLPYAVLFTRTSAAIQSRDTRHIRKSFEAGGIPFFETELNERAAFKAMFSYRLPLEMLPTDEVSNVGKAIENAEAFARELIARITLEAHQEKISS is encoded by the coding sequence ATGCCAGTTATTGTGTTCGTCTCACCTAAAGGCGGTGCTGGCAAAACGACATCATGCCTTGCGTTATCCGAACAAATCGCACGACGCGTTCCTATTACCGTCATTGATGCCGACCCCAACCATCCAATTAAGTCGTGGGCAGAGGGAGGTAATGCGCCGACAAACATGACGATAATTTCGGACGTGACTGATAAGACGATCGGCGAGACGATCGCCGATGCCGCTACGAAAACACCTTTCGTGATTGTTGATCTAGAAGGTACGGCGGCAACTATCGTCGCGTATGCGATTGCAGAGTCGGATTTTGTGGTGGTACCGACGCAGGGCTCGCAGCTAGACGCAGAGCAAGCGAGTAGGGCGTTCGGTTTAATTCGGGCGCATGAACGTGGCATCCAAAAGCATAAACCTGATTACAAACTGCCTTACGCCGTTCTGTTCACAAGAACGTCAGCAGCGATTCAAAGCCGAGATACTCGGCATATCCGCAAAAGCTTTGAAGCAGGGGGCATACCGTTCTTTGAGACTGAATTGAACGAACGAGCCGCGTTCAAGGCTATGTTTTCATACCGCTTGCCGCTTGAAATGCTGCCAACTGACGAAGTTTCCAATGTCGGAAAAGCCATAGAAAACGCCGAAGCATTCGCACGAGAACTCATAGCCAGAATCACCTTAGAGGCTCACCAGGAGAAGATTTCATCATGA
- a CDS encoding helix-turn-helix domain-containing protein: protein MTNERHANIWDALVESPEEAENLQLRSTLMRALTRKVRSWELAQKEAALRLKVTQPRLNDLLKGKIDKFSLDALVKMLPGAGLQIEVTVKERSAA from the coding sequence ATGACAAACGAACGCCACGCCAATATTTGGGATGCGTTGGTTGAGTCGCCGGAAGAAGCTGAAAATTTGCAGTTACGTTCGACGCTGATGCGGGCACTCACCCGAAAGGTACGTTCTTGGGAGCTTGCTCAAAAGGAGGCAGCGCTGAGATTGAAGGTAACGCAACCTAGGCTGAACGACCTGCTTAAAGGGAAAATTGATAAATTTTCCCTTGATGCTTTAGTGAAGATGTTGCCCGGCGCAGGCCTTCAGATTGAAGTGACAGTCAAAGAGCGCTCTGCAGCGTAA
- a CDS encoding type II toxin-antitoxin system RelE/ParE family toxin, with amino-acid sequence MAEVSKLVDFCGSSEKDIASFPPVIRDRVVYQLDLVKHGDDPSNFKPVKTVGPGVYEIKIRAKQGAFRVFYVANRAGVISVLHAFQKTTEKTEKRDIDLAKKRLKSQG; translated from the coding sequence ATGGCAGAGGTATCGAAGTTAGTAGATTTTTGTGGCAGCAGTGAAAAGGATATCGCGAGCTTTCCACCCGTTATTCGTGATCGAGTGGTCTACCAGCTTGACTTGGTAAAGCACGGAGATGATCCATCCAACTTCAAGCCTGTGAAAACTGTTGGACCAGGCGTATACGAGATTAAAATTCGAGCAAAACAAGGGGCTTTTCGCGTGTTTTATGTGGCGAATCGAGCAGGCGTGATTTCGGTACTGCATGCGTTTCAGAAAACCACTGAAAAGACGGAAAAGCGTGACATTGATCTTGCGAAAAAAAGATTGAAGTCGCAGGGCTAA
- a CDS encoding tyrosine-type recombinase/integrase produces MQELTKNHTNDQRRLTAVEFQTLAKVPAAVEWFANLDNPRTRRAYQNDLEDFCSFIGLASADEFRVVTRSHVLAWRAHLEHRGLAGATIRRKLAALASLFDHLLENNAIAGGNPVHGVKRPRIESNEGKTPALGDHQAKALLEAPDETTLKGQRDRALLAVLLYHGLRREEAALLQVSDIQERRGIQHLKVHGKGGKVRYLPLHPIAAGRIHQYLENSEHHLAERKVPLFMPLRGKLTGAGITANGIYAVVTAYAKKAGIEVDGLGVHGLRATAATNALEHEADIAKVQAWLGHANISTTKIYDRRENRPEDSPTYKVKY; encoded by the coding sequence ATGCAGGAACTGACGAAAAACCATACGAATGATCAGCGTCGGCTCACGGCGGTCGAATTTCAGACGCTGGCCAAGGTTCCAGCCGCGGTCGAGTGGTTTGCCAACCTGGACAACCCTCGAACACGACGTGCTTACCAAAACGACCTGGAAGACTTCTGTAGTTTTATCGGCTTGGCTTCGGCCGATGAATTTCGGGTCGTGACCCGATCGCATGTTTTAGCCTGGCGAGCCCACCTCGAGCATCGCGGTTTGGCCGGAGCCACGATCCGGCGCAAATTGGCCGCGCTGGCCAGCCTCTTTGATCACCTCCTGGAGAACAATGCGATCGCCGGCGGCAATCCAGTGCATGGGGTAAAACGTCCCAGGATAGAAAGCAATGAAGGCAAGACGCCGGCGTTGGGTGACCACCAGGCGAAGGCGCTGCTCGAGGCGCCGGATGAAACAACACTTAAAGGGCAGCGCGACCGGGCGCTATTGGCTGTTCTTCTCTATCACGGACTGCGCCGTGAAGAAGCGGCGCTGCTGCAGGTGAGCGACATTCAGGAGCGCCGCGGTATTCAGCATCTGAAGGTTCACGGCAAGGGCGGCAAGGTGCGATACCTCCCGTTGCACCCGATCGCAGCCGGGCGTATTCATCAGTACCTGGAAAACTCAGAGCATCATCTGGCCGAACGGAAGGTGCCACTGTTCATGCCGCTGCGAGGTAAATTGACCGGCGCCGGTATCACGGCAAACGGCATCTATGCCGTCGTCACGGCCTACGCGAAAAAGGCCGGGATTGAGGTCGACGGCCTTGGGGTTCATGGACTCCGAGCAACGGCAGCCACCAACGCCTTGGAGCATGAAGCCGATATCGCCAAGGTCCAGGCCTGGCTGGGTCATGCCAACATCAGCACGACCAAGATCTACGATCGGCGGGAGAACCGGCCGGAGGATTCACCCACCTATAAAGTGAAGTATTAA
- a CDS encoding COG4315 family predicted lipoprotein: MFKKMILTVAVAASCMSGLALADAPVKLAETDKGKVLVDAKGMTLYTFGKDTSGKSVCNGPCASNWPPLPVSADAKAGHDYSVITRDDGTKQWAYKGMPLYSWVKDTKPGDTTGDGVNQVWHVAKP, from the coding sequence ATGTTCAAAAAGATGATTCTCACCGTCGCTGTTGCCGCCAGCTGCATGTCGGGTTTGGCGCTCGCCGATGCGCCAGTCAAGCTTGCTGAAACGGACAAGGGAAAAGTACTCGTAGACGCAAAAGGTATGACTCTTTATACCTTCGGTAAGGACACCTCGGGCAAGTCGGTCTGCAATGGGCCATGCGCTTCAAACTGGCCACCTCTACCGGTATCCGCAGACGCGAAAGCGGGTCATGATTACTCTGTCATCACTCGAGACGATGGCACAAAACAATGGGCATACAAAGGCATGCCACTTTACAGCTGGGTCAAAGATACCAAGCCAGGGGATACAACCGGTGACGGCGTCAACCAAGTCTGGCACGTTGCCAAGCCGTAA
- a CDS encoding beta-propeller fold lactonase family protein: MNVIKKTVTALTLGVALAASMSAWAAQDRWTFDGDIHNNSLAVSPDETTAVVSYSQRPDVVVYDLKTGKVRQVLTGYVTPRNIVFSPTGDVFYLSDSSLGVVRKIDTKTLKVIADIPLGAGAFGTTLSKDGSLLYVNNEAASTLSVIDLDHQRPVAVVPGFSQPRQGIRVSPDGKTVYVTNFLGDKITLVDSKTNTIEGEITGFNKLRAISISADGNTLYAANSGSNSIAVVDTQKRAITTTVIVGKDPYGAALTPDGLHVYSGNLGDNSLSVIDTKTLKVTTTVTGLKAPRQAIVFTKDKSKAYVLNEDLSISTVDLASNKVVSTLKAD, translated from the coding sequence ATGAATGTGATAAAGAAAACCGTCACAGCCCTGACGTTGGGTGTTGCGTTGGCCGCATCGATGAGCGCGTGGGCCGCGCAAGATCGCTGGACGTTTGACGGCGATATTCACAACAACTCGCTGGCCGTCAGCCCTGATGAAACGACGGCGGTGGTCTCTTACAGTCAGCGTCCAGATGTAGTGGTTTATGATTTGAAAACCGGTAAGGTTCGCCAGGTTCTCACCGGCTACGTCACGCCGCGAAATATTGTGTTTTCGCCAACTGGCGATGTGTTCTACCTCTCCGACAGCAGTTTGGGGGTCGTGCGCAAGATTGACACCAAGACTTTAAAAGTGATCGCAGATATTCCGTTGGGCGCAGGTGCTTTTGGTACCACACTCAGCAAGGACGGAAGCCTGCTCTACGTCAACAATGAAGCGGCCAGCACGCTGTCGGTCATTGACCTTGATCACCAGCGGCCAGTAGCTGTGGTACCTGGCTTCTCCCAACCGCGCCAGGGCATCCGAGTAAGTCCTGACGGCAAAACCGTCTATGTCACCAACTTTCTTGGGGACAAAATTACCTTGGTCGACAGCAAGACCAATACGATTGAAGGTGAGATCACTGGCTTCAACAAGTTGCGCGCCATCTCCATATCGGCGGACGGCAATACGCTGTACGCGGCTAACAGCGGCAGTAACAGCATCGCAGTTGTCGACACTCAAAAACGCGCCATCACAACCACCGTCATTGTTGGCAAAGACCCCTACGGCGCAGCCCTCACTCCAGACGGGCTGCACGTCTACTCGGGTAACCTCGGTGACAACAGCCTTTCAGTGATCGACACCAAAACGCTGAAAGTGACCACCACTGTGACCGGTTTGAAGGCACCCCGCCAGGCCATTGTCTTCACCAAAGACAAGTCGAAGGCGTATGTCCTCAATGAGGACTTGAGTATCTCCACAGTCGATCTCGCCAGCAACAAGGTGGTGTCGACGCTCAAGGCCGACTGA
- a CDS encoding LysR family transcriptional regulator, whose translation MKLSLRQLQIFCAVAQHGSTTSAAISVSLSQSATSAALNELESALDTRLFDRVGKRLVLNDNGHALLPQARRMLENAQQIEASFLPGHAGLKTRLRVGCSTTIGNYVLPLILGELRQSTPHLRVDVDMANSMAIARRVADFEIDMGLIEGPCHLPELSAEPWLIDELLIAAGQRHPLALKQQVTLDDLRTAEWLLREPGSGTREEVEQLLLRHLHDLAETRQIGSSEAIKHTLAQGIGISCLSRWVVRDLLASEVLVELPHALPALTRRFFLIRHRDKYISPGLERFWEKCSQFVSQE comes from the coding sequence ATGAAGCTAAGCCTACGCCAGCTACAAATTTTCTGCGCCGTCGCGCAGCACGGTAGCACCACCAGCGCCGCCATTTCGGTGTCACTGTCCCAATCTGCAACCAGCGCCGCACTGAACGAGTTGGAAAGCGCCTTGGATACCAGGCTGTTCGACCGTGTAGGCAAGCGTTTAGTGCTGAACGATAACGGCCATGCCTTACTGCCTCAAGCCAGAAGGATGCTTGAGAATGCACAACAGATAGAGGCCAGTTTCTTACCCGGCCATGCCGGGCTGAAGACACGCTTGCGGGTAGGATGCAGTACCACGATAGGCAATTATGTTCTGCCATTGATTCTCGGTGAGCTACGTCAATCAACACCACATTTGAGGGTCGATGTCGACATGGCCAACAGCATGGCTATCGCAAGAAGAGTCGCTGATTTCGAGATTGATATGGGCCTGATCGAGGGGCCTTGCCACCTGCCCGAACTCAGTGCCGAGCCTTGGCTAATTGATGAGTTGCTTATTGCCGCAGGCCAACGGCACCCCTTGGCACTAAAGCAGCAGGTCACACTTGATGATCTTCGTACCGCTGAATGGCTACTGCGCGAGCCAGGTTCTGGTACCCGTGAAGAAGTCGAACAATTGCTGCTGCGTCATTTGCACGATCTCGCCGAAACGCGCCAGATCGGCAGTTCAGAGGCCATCAAGCATACCCTCGCACAAGGCATCGGCATCAGTTGCCTGTCCCGCTGGGTCGTTCGGGATCTACTGGCCTCTGAAGTCTTGGTTGAACTGCCGCACGCGTTGCCTGCACTGACCCGACGTTTTTTTCTGATCCGTCACCGGGACAAATACATCTCGCCTGGGCTTGAGCGATTCTGGGAAAAATGCAGTCAATTCGTGAGCCAGGAGTAG